AAATCCCATTCTCATCAGCATAAGGAAACTCAGCGCTTGTCAGTCCAAGTTCATCTAAGGAACAAAGCATGCCTTCTGATACAACACCTTTGAATTCTAATTTGTCAATCACCTTGCCGTTTGCCAGACTTGCACCAGGTTTTGCAACAGGCACAAAAGCACCTTTATAAATATTTTTAGCAGCTGTGATTATTGTCAATACACATTCTTTTACATCAACCTTGCAAACAAACAAATTAGGATTCTCTGGATGCAAAAATACATCCAATATCTTGCCAACAACTACATTCCTGACAGAATCAAGTCTTTTCTCATACCCTTCAACTTTCGTTCCACTCATTGTGAGCTTCTCAGCAAGTTCATCAACAGGACAGTCTATATCTACAAGGCTTTTTAGCCACTCAAGAGATACCTTCAAAACCCTTCACTCCTTTTGTAACTTAAATTCAATTTTATCTAAATTGTTTCAAAAATCTCAGGTCATTTTCATAAAAAAGTCTAATGTCCTCAATTCCATATTTCAACAGTGCTATCCTTTCAACACCCATACCAAATGCAAACCCTGTGTATTCATCTGGGTCAATACCACAATTTGCTAAAACCTTTCTGTGTACCATTCCTGCACCTAAGATTTCAATCCATCCTTCTCCTTTGCAAGTTTTACATCCTTTCCCTCCACAAAAGATACATGAGATATCAACCTCAGCAGATGGTTCGGTAAACGGAAAATGGTGAGGTCTGAACCTTACTCTTGTTTCTTCACCAAAAAACCTCTTCGCAAAAACCTCAAGCGTTCCTTTCAAATCAGCCATTGTAACCCCTTTGTCCACAAAAAGCCCTTCTATCTGGTGGAAAATAGGCGAATGTGTGGCATCAACCTCATCAGACCTGTAAACCCTTCCAGGTGAAATTATTTTAATTGGGGGCTTTTTGCTCTTCATAACTCGAATCTGAACTGGTGAGGTATGTGTTCTTAGCAAAACATCATCTGAGATATAAAAAGTGTCCTGAGTGTCACGCGCTGGATGGTCCGCAGGAATATTCAAAGCTTCAAAGTTATAATAGTCAAGCTCTACCTCAGGTCCCTCAGCAATCTCGTAGCCCATGCTTAAAAATATCTCACTAATCTCTTTTTGTACTTGCGATAGTATATGGATTGCCCCTACTTCCACTCTTTTTCCGGGTATTGTAACATCAATTCTCTCATTTTGTATTCTTTTTTGTTTTTCCTCTTCTTCAAATTTTTTACGCAACTCATTTATTTGTCCTTCAATAAAGTCTTTTAGTTCATTCAATTCTCTTCCAGCTTGTGCTCTCTTGTCCGAAGGAAGGGTGGAGAGTTCTTTTAGCATATTTTTAACAATACCCTTTTTCCCTAAATACTTTATTTGAAACTCTTCAAGTTCTTTTAAACTTTTAACATTTGCTATTTCACTCATACACTGAACTTTTAAATTTGAGATGTCAATGTTCAAACCAAACACCACCTTTTTTAAAATATTATATCACCAATAACATACTGCTCAAAAGCTTCCTTTACTTTGACCTTGTAAATTTCGCCAACTTTAATTGACTCTGTTTTTGGAACAAGTGTGCGAATGTAATTTCCTGAGTATCCTTCAAAATATCCTACAAAGCTTGAGTTTTCTTCTATTAAAACATCTACTATTTTTCCTTCAAACTTTTTGTGAAAACCAAATGAAAGTTTTCTTGCTACACTTTTTAAAATCTCGCTTCTCTTTTCTTTCTCTGCGCTACTTACTTGATTTGGCATGTCATATGCCTTTGTACCTTTTTTAGGTGAGAACCTGAAAACATGAATTCTTGAAAATCCTATCTCCTTTACAAACTCTACAGTCCTTTCAAAATCCTCATCACTCTCCCCTGGAAAACCCACGATAATATCTGTTGTAAAAGCAACATCATCCCAATAACCTTTTACTATTTCTACAATTTGTCTGTACTCCTCAGTTGTATAGTGCCTATTCATAAGTTTCAAAATCTTGTCACTTCCACTTTGAAGTGACAGATGTAAATGATGACAGAGCTTTTCCATTCTTACTAATCTTTTTATAAAATCTTCTTTCATGACAATTGGCTCAAGAGAACTCAATCTAATTCGTCTTACCTTTTCAATCTTGCTAATTTCTTCTATTACATCAAGAAGTGTAACCTTATAATCCAAATCTTTGCCATATGCTGAGATATTAATACCTGTAATTACAAACTCTTTGTACCCATTTGAAGCAAGTCTTTCCACCTCGTCTAAAATGGAACTCAAGCTTCTGCTCACCACAGAACCTCTTGCATATGGAATTATACAGTAAGAACAAAACTGTTCGCAACCTTCTTCTATTTTTATAAAAGCCCTCGTCCTTTCATTAAAGCTTGAGATTTTCAACTCTTCAAAACTATCCCTTTTATATTCATCATTAACAGCTAAAATCTTCTTTTTTTGTTTTAAATATTCAGTTACATACTCTACAATTTTTTCTCTATCTCTTGTACCAACAATTATATCAACTCCCTCAATCTTTTGAACCTCTTGCGGGTAAACCTGCGGATAGCACCCCATTACAACAACTATACTATTTGGTGATGTTTTTTTGGCTCGTTTTATTGCCTGTCTTGACTTTCTGTCACTTACATTTGTAACTGTGCATGTGTTTATAACGTATATATCTGCTTCTTGGTCAAAGTCTACTATCTCATAACCCAATCTTTCAAAAGTTTCAGCAATAGCCTGTGTTTCGTACTGATTTACCTTGCACCCAAGTGTATAAAAAGCAATTTTCAACGTATAACATTCACCTCCATGTTTAAGTTATATTATAATATTTAGCTTACAATAAATAAAGAGTCATAATTGCTTTTCAGCCTTTTTCATGAAAATTAAAATGGATTGTTATTTTTTAATGAAAAAAGGGTATAGAAAATGTGTAAGAGGTTAATTGATTTAAGTCTTAAAAATATGTATGATAATAAATGTGAGTATTATTTTAGTTGTGAAGGGAGGAATTTAAAATGAAAACAGTAACAGTAAGACTAAACACAATTGATTCAGTTAAGAACTTTGTCAACATTGTTAGTAAGTATCCATTTGACATTGACCTAACATCTGGCAGGTATGTAGTTGATGCAAAGTCAATCATGGGCATATTCAGTCTTGACCTCAGCAAGCCTATTAAGGTAGAGATTCATTCAGACAACTGCGAAGACCTGTTAAAAGAGCTTGAGCCGTTCATAGAAAAGTAAATAAATTTAGCGTGGCTAAAGCCCACGCTAAATTTATTTTTGAGAGGCTT
This Caldicellulosiruptor changbaiensis DNA region includes the following protein-coding sequences:
- a CDS encoding HPr family phosphocarrier protein, whose amino-acid sequence is MKTVTVRLNTIDSVKNFVNIVSKYPFDIDLTSGRYVVDAKSIMGIFSLDLSKPIKVEIHSDNCEDLLKELEPFIEK
- the pheS gene encoding phenylalanine--tRNA ligase subunit alpha, whose product is MNIDISNLKVQCMSEIANVKSLKELEEFQIKYLGKKGIVKNMLKELSTLPSDKRAQAGRELNELKDFIEGQINELRKKFEEEEKQKRIQNERIDVTIPGKRVEVGAIHILSQVQKEISEIFLSMGYEIAEGPEVELDYYNFEALNIPADHPARDTQDTFYISDDVLLRTHTSPVQIRVMKSKKPPIKIISPGRVYRSDEVDATHSPIFHQIEGLFVDKGVTMADLKGTLEVFAKRFFGEETRVRFRPHHFPFTEPSAEVDISCIFCGGKGCKTCKGEGWIEILGAGMVHRKVLANCGIDPDEYTGFAFGMGVERIALLKYGIEDIRLFYENDLRFLKQFR
- the mtaB gene encoding tRNA (N(6)-L-threonylcarbamoyladenosine(37)-C(2))-methylthiotransferase MtaB is translated as MKIAFYTLGCKVNQYETQAIAETFERLGYEIVDFDQEADIYVINTCTVTNVSDRKSRQAIKRAKKTSPNSIVVVMGCYPQVYPQEVQKIEGVDIIVGTRDREKIVEYVTEYLKQKKKILAVNDEYKRDSFEELKISSFNERTRAFIKIEEGCEQFCSYCIIPYARGSVVSRSLSSILDEVERLASNGYKEFVITGINISAYGKDLDYKVTLLDVIEEISKIEKVRRIRLSSLEPIVMKEDFIKRLVRMEKLCHHLHLSLQSGSDKILKLMNRHYTTEEYRQIVEIVKGYWDDVAFTTDIIVGFPGESDEDFERTVEFVKEIGFSRIHVFRFSPKKGTKAYDMPNQVSSAEKEKRSEILKSVARKLSFGFHKKFEGKIVDVLIEENSSFVGYFEGYSGNYIRTLVPKTESIKVGEIYKVKVKEAFEQYVIGDIIF